The following proteins are co-located in the Sandaracinaceae bacterium genome:
- a CDS encoding DUF2191 domain-containing protein, which produces MGTHMKTTIDMADGLLADARQLAEREGTTLRALFEEGLRLVLARRAQREPFRLEDASFRGEGLQEPFVEADWASIRAAAYEGRGA; this is translated from the coding sequence ATGGGTACCCATATGAAGACAACCATCGATATGGCAGACGGTCTTCTCGCGGACGCCCGCCAACTCGCGGAGCGCGAGGGCACCACCCTTCGAGCCCTGTTCGAGGAGGGCTTGCGACTCGTGCTGGCCCGCCGCGCCCAGAGGGAGCCCTTTCGGCTGGAGGATGCGTCGTTCCGTGGCGAGGGTCTCCAGGAGCCTTTTGTCGAGGCGGACTGGGCCAGCATCCGTGCGGCGGCCTACGAGGGCCGGGGGGCGTGA
- a CDS encoding PIN domain-containing protein: MIAVDTNLLVYAHRADSDWHDRAEAAVRGLAEGAEPWAIPWPCLHEFIAIATHPRIYQPPSPFEVAARQVEAWLASPSLVLLTETTAHWPALRSVLGAGRVVGPKVHDARIAALCIQHGVRELWSADRDFSGMVGLVTRNPLLGSLGSPP, translated from the coding sequence GTGATCGCGGTCGACACCAACCTCCTCGTCTACGCCCACCGGGCCGACTCGGACTGGCACGACCGCGCGGAGGCTGCCGTCCGGGGCTTGGCCGAGGGCGCGGAACCGTGGGCCATCCCCTGGCCCTGCCTGCACGAGTTCATCGCCATCGCCACGCATCCCCGCATCTACCAACCCCCTTCGCCCTTCGAGGTCGCGGCTCGACAGGTGGAGGCGTGGCTCGCGAGCCCCTCGTTGGTCCTCCTCACAGAGACCACCGCACACTGGCCCGCGCTCCGTTCCGTCCTCGGGGCCGGGCGTGTCGTGGGCCCCAAGGTGCACGACGCGCGCATCGCGGCGCTCTGCATCCAGCATGGCGTCCGCGAGCTGTGGAGCGCCGACCGCGACTTCAGCGGAATGGTGGGGCTCGTCACGCGCAATCCGCTGCTTGGATCCCTCGGGTCGCCACCGTGA